The following are encoded together in the Xanthomonas sacchari genome:
- a CDS encoding NADPH-dependent 2,4-dienoyl-CoA reductase codes for MSPAPGQPDPTPTAYPHLFAPLDLGFTQLRNRILMGSMHTGLEDRARDFPKLAAYFAERAAGGVGLIVTGGFAPNVVGWLKPFGGKLSWPWEVRPHRQVTAAVHAHGAKICLQLLHAGRYAYHPLSVAPSKLKAPINPFTPRALSARGVERQIDAYAHAAKLAREAGYDGVEVMGSEGYLINEFIAPRSNRRNDAWGGDAAKRMRFAVEIVRRIRAACGPDFIIVYRLSLVDLVEDGSDWQEIVLQAQAIEAAGATLINSGIGWHEARVPTIATSVPRAAFAAVTAKLKPHVRLPLIATNRINMPDVAERILAGGGADMVSLARPLLADPEWANKAQRGQAQAINTCIACNQACLDHVFENKTASCLVNPRAAAETELNYLPTRAPKRIAVVGAGPAGLACATVAAQRGHRVTLFDSASEIGGQFNVAKRIPGKEEFHETLRYFRHQIDVTGVELRLHTTADAALLADFDEVVLATGIVPRAVDFPGADHPSVVSYLDVLQGRVQAADKVAIIGAGGIGFDVGEFLVHAGASTALDPARWMAEWGVDPQFEGRGALCKPRPEPPARSVWLLQRSPGRPGARLGKTTGWIHRATLKAKGVTMLGGVEYLGVDDSGLRIRVDGAEQLLPVGTVVICAGQEPRRDLQAALQAAGRSAHLIGGADVAAELDAKRAIAQGSRLAAQL; via the coding sequence ATGTCGCCCGCCCCCGGCCAGCCCGACCCCACCCCCACCGCCTACCCGCACCTGTTCGCCCCGCTGGACCTGGGCTTCACCCAGCTGCGCAACCGCATCCTGATGGGCTCCATGCACACCGGCCTGGAAGACCGCGCCCGCGACTTCCCCAAACTGGCCGCGTACTTCGCCGAGCGCGCCGCCGGCGGCGTAGGCCTGATCGTCACCGGCGGCTTCGCGCCGAACGTGGTCGGCTGGCTGAAACCGTTCGGCGGCAAGCTGTCGTGGCCGTGGGAGGTGCGCCCGCACCGGCAGGTGACCGCCGCGGTGCACGCGCATGGCGCCAAGATCTGCCTGCAGCTGCTGCACGCCGGGCGCTACGCCTATCACCCCTTGTCGGTGGCGCCGTCGAAACTGAAGGCGCCGATCAACCCGTTCACCCCGCGTGCGCTGTCGGCGCGCGGCGTCGAACGCCAGATCGATGCCTACGCCCATGCCGCCAAGCTGGCGCGCGAGGCCGGCTACGACGGCGTCGAAGTGATGGGCTCGGAAGGCTATCTGATCAACGAGTTCATCGCCCCGCGCAGCAACCGCCGCAACGACGCCTGGGGCGGCGACGCCGCCAAGCGCATGCGCTTCGCGGTGGAGATCGTGCGCCGCATCCGCGCCGCCTGCGGGCCGGACTTCATCATCGTTTATCGGCTGTCGCTGGTGGACCTGGTCGAGGACGGCAGCGACTGGCAGGAGATCGTGCTGCAGGCGCAGGCGATCGAGGCCGCCGGCGCGACCCTCATCAACTCCGGCATCGGCTGGCACGAAGCGCGCGTGCCGACCATCGCCACCTCGGTGCCGCGCGCCGCCTTCGCCGCGGTCACCGCCAAGCTCAAGCCGCACGTGCGGCTGCCGCTGATCGCCACCAACCGGATCAACATGCCCGACGTGGCCGAGCGCATCCTGGCCGGCGGCGGCGCCGACATGGTGTCGCTGGCGCGGCCGCTGCTGGCCGACCCGGAATGGGCGAACAAGGCGCAGCGCGGCCAGGCGCAGGCGATCAACACCTGCATCGCCTGCAACCAGGCCTGCCTGGACCACGTATTCGAGAACAAGACCGCCAGTTGCCTGGTCAATCCGCGCGCGGCCGCCGAGACCGAACTGAACTACCTGCCGACCCGCGCGCCCAAGCGCATCGCCGTGGTCGGCGCAGGCCCGGCCGGCCTGGCCTGCGCGACCGTGGCCGCACAGCGCGGCCACCGCGTCACCCTGTTCGACAGCGCCAGCGAGATCGGCGGCCAGTTCAACGTGGCCAAGCGGATTCCCGGCAAGGAGGAATTCCACGAGACGCTGCGCTACTTCCGCCACCAGATCGACGTCACCGGCGTGGAGTTGCGCCTGCACACCACCGCCGATGCGGCGCTGCTGGCCGACTTCGACGAGGTGGTGCTGGCCACCGGCATCGTGCCGCGCGCGGTGGACTTCCCCGGCGCCGATCATCCCAGCGTGGTCAGCTATCTGGACGTGCTGCAGGGCCGGGTGCAGGCGGCGGACAAGGTCGCGATCATCGGCGCCGGCGGCATCGGCTTCGATGTCGGCGAGTTCCTGGTGCACGCCGGTGCGTCGACCGCGCTGGACCCGGCGCGCTGGATGGCAGAGTGGGGCGTGGACCCGCAGTTCGAAGGCCGCGGCGCGCTGTGCAAGCCGCGCCCGGAGCCGCCGGCGCGCAGCGTGTGGCTGCTGCAGCGCAGCCCGGGCCGGCCCGGCGCGCGGCTGGGCAAGACCACCGGCTGGATCCATCGCGCCACGCTCAAGGCCAAGGGCGTGACCATGCTCGGCGGCGTCGAATACCTGGGCGTGGACGACAGCGGCCTGCGCATCCGCGTGGACGGTGCCGAGCAATTATTGCCGGTCGGGACCGTGGTGATCTGCGCCGGCCAGGAACCGCGGCGCGACCTGCAGGCGGCGCTGCAGGCCGCCGGCCGCAGCGCGCATCTGATCGGCGGCGCCGACGTCGCCGCCGAACTGGACGCCAAGCGCGCCATCGCCCAGGGCAGCCGGCTGGCGGCGCAACTGTAG
- a CDS encoding MFS transporter → MPRPSPLPVLPHLPQAALAAYAGAHFGKSLLWYAGELLLIYSLTEHAGLRAIAAGLVLALGLLLSAAIGLGAGWGLRRRLRDVRSAGRLQWHGLAAAALALLLVFAAPLLPPPWRLGYVLAVSLLFRLAYAACDVAQNTLLSLAQWPWRGHDGASALRLAGSGAAALLISSVVGAVLARGADGGSLALQASAVLAAVAMLCAWQLQRVLRHAAVHAAPADTQAVAATDQAPSWRAIPWQPLALIAAVSLTLPAFTKLAPYVAAYGLLSPGWGSAVLIAYALGTVLVQPLAARWGRQRTPTQRLAWLGGALLLCAPLFALALPAQPLLSLAAAACIGAIGGSGGQLVWAWHAQCTATRAVAEHALCFAALTAAAQVALAAGVVLIGVLLDALDYRDGHCLLLCWAMAAGPLLCGALCLLLAWLTGRGRSPPLGAGLAAHASSG, encoded by the coding sequence ATGCCGCGTCCCTCGCCCCTGCCCGTTCTGCCCCACCTGCCGCAGGCGGCCCTGGCGGCGTATGCCGGCGCGCATTTCGGCAAGAGCCTGCTGTGGTACGCCGGCGAGCTGCTGCTGATTTATTCGCTGACCGAACACGCCGGCCTGCGCGCGATCGCGGCCGGGCTGGTGCTGGCGTTGGGCCTGCTGCTCAGCGCCGCGATCGGCCTCGGCGCCGGCTGGGGCCTGCGCCGGCGCCTGCGCGACGTGCGCAGCGCCGGGCGCCTGCAATGGCATGGCCTGGCCGCAGCGGCGCTGGCGCTGCTGCTGGTGTTCGCCGCGCCACTGCTGCCGCCGCCGTGGCGGCTGGGCTACGTGCTGGCGGTGAGCCTGCTGTTCCGGCTGGCCTACGCCGCCTGTGACGTGGCCCAGAACACCTTGCTGAGCCTGGCGCAGTGGCCCTGGCGCGGCCACGACGGCGCCAGCGCGCTGCGCCTGGCCGGCAGCGGCGCCGCGGCCTTGCTGATCAGCAGCGTGGTCGGCGCCGTGCTGGCGCGCGGCGCCGATGGCGGCAGCCTGGCGCTGCAGGCCAGCGCGGTGCTGGCGGCCGTGGCGATGCTGTGCGCCTGGCAGTTGCAGCGCGTGCTGCGCCACGCCGCCGTCCACGCCGCACCCGCCGACACCCAGGCCGTGGCCGCAACCGACCAAGCGCCCTCCTGGCGCGCGATTCCCTGGCAGCCGCTGGCGCTGATCGCGGCGGTCTCGCTGACCCTGCCCGCGTTCACCAAGCTCGCCCCGTACGTGGCCGCCTACGGCCTGCTCTCGCCCGGTTGGGGCAGTGCGGTCCTGATCGCCTACGCGCTCGGCACGGTGCTGGTGCAACCGCTGGCCGCGCGCTGGGGCCGGCAGCGCACGCCGACGCAACGGCTAGCTTGGCTCGGCGGCGCCCTGCTGCTGTGCGCCCCGTTGTTCGCGCTGGCGTTGCCGGCGCAGCCACTGCTGAGCCTGGCCGCGGCCGCCTGCATCGGCGCCATCGGCGGCAGCGGCGGGCAACTGGTGTGGGCCTGGCATGCGCAGTGCACCGCGACCCGGGCGGTCGCCGAGCACGCACTGTGCTTCGCCGCGCTGACCGCGGCCGCGCAGGTCGCGCTGGCCGCCGGGGTGGTGCTGATCGGCGTGCTGCTGGATGCGCTGGACTACCGCGACGGGCACTGCCTGCTGCTGTGCTGGGCGATGGCGGCCGGCCCGCTGCTGTGCGGGGCGTTGTGCCTGCTGCTGGCATGGCTCACCGGGCGTGGCCGATCGCCTCCGCTCGGTGCCGGCCTGGCGGCGCACGCGAGCAGCGGCTGA
- a CDS encoding ROK family protein, with protein MPHPDFPPRVSAGGRQLLDRVFKTGVQTQAALSRDLDLSQPTVARLLQGFVQDRMVQLSARAAEGRGNPSVDVRLAPDYAYAFGIGLMGDVVALALVDFAGNVRGQRRIGLADMRRAPVLAQLQRFRAELLAESGVDPARVVGTGMAISAFFTGQGRQMAGPPALEDWTQVDLVPIMEEALGGAVTLENDGAAAAVAESLYGVGRDCRDFVYLHLTNGFGGGIIADGRLFRGYRGNAGEFGGIWTVGGMAYPNLDALLSLVRAAGQDYAGVEQMLGAIDAHTPGVDAWLDMAEAPFSQLCAYLAYALDPQAIVIGGRLPAAIAQRLVERIRIPRAPNRHGLAPPLPQLCIARTVGDAVTLGAALMPLQQAFFA; from the coding sequence ATGCCGCATCCCGATTTCCCGCCGCGCGTCAGCGCCGGCGGCCGCCAATTGCTCGACCGTGTGTTCAAGACCGGGGTGCAGACCCAGGCGGCGCTGAGCCGCGACCTGGACCTGTCGCAGCCCACCGTGGCGCGCCTGCTGCAGGGGTTCGTGCAGGACCGCATGGTCCAGCTCAGCGCCCGTGCCGCCGAGGGCCGCGGCAATCCCAGCGTCGACGTGCGGCTGGCGCCGGACTACGCCTATGCCTTCGGCATCGGCCTGATGGGCGACGTGGTGGCGCTGGCGCTGGTGGATTTCGCCGGCAACGTGCGTGGCCAGCGCCGCATCGGCCTGGCCGACATGCGCCGCGCGCCGGTGCTGGCACAGTTGCAGCGGTTCCGTGCCGAGTTGCTGGCCGAGAGCGGGGTGGACCCGGCGCGGGTGGTCGGCACCGGCATGGCGATCTCGGCGTTCTTCACCGGGCAGGGCCGGCAGATGGCCGGGCCGCCAGCGCTGGAGGACTGGACCCAGGTGGACCTGGTGCCGATCATGGAAGAGGCCCTGGGCGGCGCGGTCACGCTGGAGAACGACGGCGCGGCGGCGGCGGTGGCCGAAAGCCTGTACGGGGTCGGCCGCGACTGCCGCGACTTCGTCTACCTGCACCTGACCAACGGTTTCGGCGGCGGCATCATTGCCGATGGCCGGCTGTTCCGCGGCTACCGCGGCAATGCCGGCGAGTTCGGCGGCATCTGGACCGTCGGCGGCATGGCCTATCCGAACCTGGACGCGCTGCTGTCGCTGGTGCGCGCCGCCGGCCAGGACTACGCCGGGGTCGAGCAGATGCTCGGCGCGATCGACGCGCACACGCCGGGCGTGGACGCCTGGCTGGACATGGCCGAGGCACCGTTCTCGCAGCTGTGCGCCTACCTGGCCTACGCGCTGGATCCGCAGGCGATCGTGATCGGCGGGCGTCTGCCGGCCGCGATCGCGCAGCGCCTGGTCGAGCGTATCCGCATCCCGCGCGCGCCCAACCGCCACGGCCTGGCGCCGCCGCTGCCGCAGTTGTGCATTGCGCGCACCGTCGGCGACGCGGTGACCCTGGGCGCTGCGTTGATGCCGCTGCAGCAGGCGTTTTTTGCCTGA
- a CDS encoding TonB-dependent receptor, giving the protein MRTVHPHPSLLALALASILGSAAAVHAEDAPAPPADATTTLDQIVVTGTPQGQSQKDAPFAISVVSKERLERSTPSSSVDMLRAVPGFSAEPSGGQGGGQNLYVRGLPAGGWYYVQYQEDGLTLFDEPQESFFNVDTLFALDMMTERLEVVRGGTSPLFATNAPGGTVNAITRHGTATPEGAVRMTVGSDGLRREDAYSAGPLSENVLYSIGGYHRSDDGLRRTGYTADQGGQLRGNLTFLMGDAVLDVDAKYLNDRTAFYNPIPLADPRNPSQSLSALLDPLDGTLLSNDLRHTTALTFDGTTPLARNLDLADGIHNKVKQLGTHLEWDLGDGLTLNNRMRFVDAEVDYTALFSGAAPYDAGAYLNTQLGRARSGFGARVARVGYVTTRNGAAYDPAAADGLVLESGLWNARTHLRTLSDDLRLSKAFDDTALGQHTLTAGLDVQHFEYRQDRLQNTVLTTLQNNAQRLDVLAYDATGNVVGSVTQNGFVRYGNGVTSGFANGTYLSPYLWNSVRFGRLGLDAGVRYTRYNANGGVDATTTRNLGDPTTLADDNVGGLSGAFSPRTDHRHATQWTLGAEFALTPQLQTFARYTQSQRLPRLQNVYQTQNADVTDIDQAEAGLRGSFGDTFSFSTVGFWSRFNDLSISAIVLDGSGAVQSLALVGKTRTLGLESEFTWRPLPMFGITGSATLQDPQTRGLSNATSGLSYGDLDGKQISRIPKFMASLSPTLYVDIDGRPVELSATAYRMGQRYVDYTNATALPAYTAYDLGLFARLTDHLELQLHAANVSNALGLTEGNARVDTLSGQGTADAIYARPIFGRNYNASLTWRW; this is encoded by the coding sequence ATGCGTACCGTTCACCCGCACCCGAGCCTGTTGGCACTGGCGCTCGCATCCATCCTCGGCAGCGCCGCCGCCGTCCACGCCGAGGACGCGCCGGCGCCGCCGGCCGATGCCACCACCACGCTGGACCAGATCGTGGTCACCGGCACGCCGCAGGGCCAATCGCAGAAGGACGCCCCCTTCGCGATCAGCGTGGTGTCCAAGGAACGCCTGGAGCGCAGCACCCCGAGCAGCAGCGTGGACATGCTGCGGGCGGTCCCCGGCTTCTCCGCCGAACCCTCCGGCGGCCAGGGTGGCGGCCAGAACCTCTACGTGCGCGGCCTGCCGGCGGGCGGCTGGTACTACGTGCAATACCAGGAAGACGGCCTGACCCTGTTCGACGAGCCGCAGGAAAGCTTCTTCAACGTCGACACCCTGTTCGCGCTGGACATGATGACCGAGCGTCTGGAAGTGGTCCGCGGCGGCACCTCGCCGCTGTTCGCGACCAACGCGCCGGGCGGTACGGTCAACGCCATCACCCGCCACGGCACCGCCACGCCCGAAGGCGCGGTGCGCATGACCGTCGGTAGCGACGGCCTGCGCCGCGAGGACGCCTACAGTGCCGGCCCGCTCAGCGAGAACGTGCTGTACAGCATCGGCGGCTACCACCGCAGCGACGACGGCCTGCGCCGCACCGGCTACACCGCCGACCAGGGCGGCCAGCTGCGCGGCAACCTGACCTTCCTGATGGGCGACGCGGTACTCGACGTCGACGCCAAGTACCTCAACGACCGCACCGCCTTCTACAACCCGATCCCGCTGGCCGACCCGCGCAATCCGTCGCAATCGCTGTCGGCGCTGCTCGACCCGCTGGACGGCACGCTGCTGTCCAACGACCTGCGCCACACCACGGCGCTGACCTTCGACGGCACTACACCGCTGGCGCGCAACCTGGACCTGGCCGACGGCATCCACAACAAGGTCAAGCAACTCGGCACGCACCTGGAATGGGACCTGGGCGACGGCCTGACCCTCAACAACCGCATGCGCTTCGTCGATGCGGAGGTGGACTACACCGCGCTGTTCTCCGGCGCGGCACCCTACGACGCCGGCGCCTACCTCAACACGCAACTCGGCCGTGCACGCAGTGGCTTCGGCGCGCGGGTGGCGCGGGTCGGCTACGTCACCACCCGCAACGGTGCCGCCTACGATCCCGCCGCGGCCGACGGCCTGGTATTGGAGAGCGGCCTGTGGAATGCGCGCACCCATCTGCGCACGCTGTCCGACGACCTGCGCCTGAGCAAGGCGTTCGACGACACGGCGCTGGGCCAGCACACGCTCACCGCCGGCCTCGACGTGCAGCACTTCGAGTACCGCCAGGACCGGCTGCAGAACACCGTGCTGACCACGCTGCAGAACAACGCGCAGCGGCTGGACGTGCTGGCCTACGACGCCACCGGCAACGTGGTGGGCTCGGTCACCCAGAACGGCTTCGTGCGCTACGGCAACGGCGTCACCAGCGGTTTCGCCAACGGCACCTACCTGTCGCCGTACCTATGGAATTCGGTGCGCTTCGGCCGCCTCGGCCTGGATGCCGGCGTGCGCTACACCCGCTACAACGCCAACGGCGGCGTCGACGCCACCACCACGCGCAATCTCGGCGACCCGACCACCCTGGCCGACGACAACGTCGGCGGCCTCAGCGGCGCGTTCAGTCCGCGCACCGATCATCGCCACGCCACGCAGTGGACGCTCGGCGCCGAGTTCGCGCTCACCCCGCAGTTGCAGACCTTCGCCCGCTACACCCAGTCGCAGCGCCTACCGCGGCTGCAGAACGTCTACCAGACCCAGAACGCGGACGTCACCGACATCGACCAGGCCGAGGCCGGCCTGCGCGGCAGCTTCGGCGACACCTTCTCGTTCTCCACGGTCGGCTTCTGGAGCCGCTTCAACGATCTGTCGATCAGCGCCATCGTGCTCGACGGCAGCGGGGCGGTGCAGAGCCTGGCGCTGGTCGGCAAGACCCGCACCCTGGGCCTGGAATCGGAGTTCACCTGGCGGCCGCTGCCCATGTTCGGCATCACCGGTTCGGCCACGCTGCAGGATCCGCAGACGCGTGGCCTGAGCAACGCGACCAGCGGCCTCAGCTACGGCGACCTGGACGGCAAGCAGATCTCGCGCATTCCCAAGTTCATGGCCTCGCTCAGCCCGACCCTGTACGTCGACATCGATGGCCGACCGGTCGAACTGTCGGCCACCGCCTATCGCATGGGCCAGCGCTATGTGGACTACACCAACGCCACCGCCCTGCCCGCCTACACCGCCTACGACCTGGGCCTGTTCGCGCGGCTGACCGACCACCTGGAACTGCAGCTGCACGCGGCCAACGTCAGCAACGCGCTCGGCCTGACCGAAGGCAATGCGCGCGTGGACACGCTGTCCGGGCAAGGCACCGCCGACGCGATCTACGCCCGGCCGATCTTCGGCCGCAACTACAACGCGTCGCTGACCTGGAGGTGGTGA
- a CDS encoding glycerophosphodiester phosphodiesterase family protein encodes MSAALSAPMLALAATPSLPERLRDPHGPALVVSHRACWTFASENTLDGIAACIAHGVDMVEIDVRTSRDGALVLMHDDTVDRTTDGHGAVADLTAAQIAALRVRSRGGGRDSTLTARHPPTLAQALAEARGKVLVNLDIKAAALDQVIDAVEAAGAQRDVLLNVPLDVPAAVLQRARKADIAVQALYLQRESTLPPEQALRRAASLQPAVVQLMFDDPAVLDIAQRELTPHTRLFVNTMTNDIASGRPMRLSANYTDQRALRDPAAVWGGLRKHGVSMIQTDEPLALQRYLHGTDTPR; translated from the coding sequence ATGAGCGCAGCGCTGTCGGCGCCGATGCTGGCCCTGGCGGCGACACCGAGCCTGCCCGAGCGCCTGCGCGACCCGCACGGACCGGCGCTGGTGGTGTCGCACCGCGCCTGCTGGACGTTCGCGTCCGAGAACACCCTGGACGGCATCGCCGCATGCATCGCGCACGGCGTAGACATGGTCGAGATCGACGTGCGCACCAGCCGCGACGGCGCGCTGGTGCTGATGCACGACGACACCGTGGACCGCACCACCGACGGGCACGGCGCGGTGGCCGACCTGACGGCGGCGCAGATCGCCGCCTTGCGCGTGCGCAGCCGGGGCGGCGGACGCGACAGCACGCTCACCGCGCGGCACCCGCCGACGCTGGCGCAGGCACTGGCCGAGGCGCGCGGCAAGGTGCTGGTGAACCTGGACATCAAGGCCGCGGCACTGGACCAGGTGATCGACGCGGTGGAGGCCGCCGGCGCGCAACGCGACGTGCTGCTCAACGTGCCGCTGGACGTTCCCGCAGCGGTGCTGCAGCGCGCGCGCAAGGCCGACATCGCGGTGCAGGCACTGTACCTGCAGCGCGAATCGACGCTGCCGCCCGAGCAGGCCCTGCGCCGCGCCGCCAGCTTGCAGCCGGCGGTGGTGCAGTTGATGTTCGACGACCCGGCGGTGCTGGACATCGCGCAGCGCGAACTGACGCCGCACACGCGCCTGTTCGTCAACACCATGACCAACGACATCGCCAGCGGCAGGCCGATGCGGCTGTCGGCCAACTACACCGACCAGCGCGCGCTGCGCGATCCGGCCGCGGTCTGGGGTGGGCTGCGCAAGCACGGCGTCAGCATGATCCAAACCGACGAACCGTTGGCATTGCAACGCTACCTGCACGGCACGGACACGCCGCGGTAG